The segment GGGACAGGATCCGGGAGTCCGCGGGGCAGTTCCAGCAGTGTGCGGAGCGCGCGCTGTCGTTCGTGCGCCGCAACAGCTGCTTCTCCGTTGGCTTTGTTGGAGGAGTCTGCTTCGGCGTGGCGTCCGCTTGAAATAAAATGAACCTCATGTAGATATTGCGGGTGTTATTTGCACATGTACTTTCCGCTAGCTTCTgctcaatttttaaaatcatctctCGTACGCCACTATAACGTTCACAAAGTTACATTTGTCTCTATTCAGTCATCAAAGCCCTTGaactgttatataatattttactgtgggaaggctcttttgcacaggatgccggctagattatgggtaccacaacggcgcctatttctgccgtgaagcaataatgtgtaaacattactgtgtttcggtctgaagggcgcagtagctagtgaaattaccgggcaaatgagacttaacatcttatgtctcaaggtgacgagcgcaattgtagtgccgctcagaatttttgcttttttctagaatcctgagcagcactgcattgtaatgggcatggcgtatcaattatcatcagctggacgtcctgctcgtctcgtcccttattttcacaaatttgCCAGCCAAAACGTTAATATCACAGCTGTCCTACAAAAATAATACTGCAAGATAAAagtctccaaaatcatggaaagCAATGTGAATCGCTAGCTCCTGTTTGCGTAGACCACATCACCAGCTTATGATATAATGAGAGTTTTGCCTACACTATGGTCATATGACATGAGTACCTTTTAAAAACGCTTCTCAAACTACCAGTGTTCGAGAATGACGGCGATTGTCATGATATCAATATTTTGAGTACAAACACATTTCGACGTGGTTTGATCATGTGGAGAAAATGTAGGAGGAGGTCAACTGAAGTCCGACAGCATTTGTCCTCTGCTATTCTTGATATCGTAACCGAAGCAAACAGTAATGAATTATGAAGTTACATATAAACGACCTTAAATATTAAGGATAAGATAATTGATAGGTATTgaacaaatattgttttatagaaGATCTTGAAAATGCCGCCAagctatatatagatattacattccgtaataaatatttataaataatatgacgCTGAAGTAACTAAAGAGCCTTAACTAATTGATAAGTTATTCGTgtggttataaaaaaataatgacaaataataaaaaaataaaatttattgagtaCAAGTAgctgcatcaatccacacacactgtatgtaaataaaggttttatgcgagcattttattaatgattataaacatatatttaaagaAGCCACCACTAGTAACGGCCAGTCAtgatgcatggaccagccatcattTAACCTGATATGGTCGAAGGAAGCGATGATTGTTTTAGGGACAGGAATGACCCGCTCTACGACGTCACCACGAGCAATATCATTTAAAGGGGCATGACGAAGCCTGCCAccagaactcaaccaaataacaagaaagaatatatatctacattttattAACTCACTAAAAACCTCAACTCAACTACACTGACCATTTTCtctttatttacatacttagaattcattattaataaaaaatttataataaaattaattaaaaactcaAATCCTTTAGGGCAAATCATTACTAagctttgttattttttaaataatcctttCTATTTTAATAGCAGTTTTCTTCAAAACTTCGTTTTGGCTTTGAACTTCTTGTGAGCCATTTCGATTAAGTTATCAGGATGCTTTGTATCAAATCTAACACAATTGCTGATCTGTAGCTTGCTCAGCCTGGAAGTCAGcgagagtatttttttatttctagtaataatattatgcctTTCATACATACATCTCATTTTTatgaacaattaaaatttttatgtaagtaggtattattagttataatagTAATCTTAAAATCTCCTTAAATTTAGCTCTATGCGACCTTCTTGGTTCCATCTTTATATAGCCTGAACAGTTCTTCTTGCAGCACAAAAATACAATCAATATTACCTCATAATAATACACTTCTTTTTCGACGATGAAGTCACATACGTTTTGCGTTGCGTACAAATTTCGGGTCTCCCAGCATTTcttaccgcatatatcacgaaACTGCTTACAGGAGTAGATCAGGTTAAACGTTAGCCTATTTCCACCACCTGCAAGTTGATGTCTGCTATTCTGCAACCTTTTTTGCCCCGTACAACCGTGTAGTGAAATAATAAACACGTAATATCAGTGTGAGAACAATTTCAACATTGATTAATCGTGGCTATTCCAACCACGATTCAAAATTTCTAGAAATTCCTAGAATACagtaattaatttgttaattcGAAGTTCGTTTAAACCCAAAGAGACCTTGAACATTATTATGCTAAAAATAAAAACGGTTTCGGAGTTGGTGAGTCTAATAAAAAATGTGACGTTTTAACATACCCGTTCGATGAGCTTATTAAATTACCATTCTGTGAAGGGTTATTTCCTGATTACCttgaaaatattcataatgAAGCTGGGAGGTATTTATCATTATTTCTCAAAGTGAGCGATAACACCCACTTGTGGGCGTTAAAGGGCCCAGAAAAAAAGGGTAGGCATTGGCGCGTCGGGAGCGATGGTTGATTTGTAATGCCATTTagatagtttatatttaaaatttcaaataaggGTGTGTGTGCACTCATCCGTGGTTTTAAAGATCCATGAAAAAAAAGCGATCTGATTGTAGGTTTTTGTATGTCGGCCTCTTTGAAGAATCACGGATACGAATATAAAACGTATGAGCACAGACGCTctaattagtttatatttttgccCTGATGTATGATGGTATAAAACTAGAAATACTTGTACAAGAAGTGTATAAAAAATTGGGGGCGctgaaaaataattgattttcaAAGGGGgcggtaaaaaaaataagtttgatAATCTCTGGCATATAAAAAAGAACACttcagattttaataattaccgACCTATTGCCCTATTACTTACATCAGCGAAATTATTTTAAGCTGCAATGGTAATACGCCTGATTAGTTCTAGAAAAAACAATGTCCTACACAACAACCAAAATGGTTCCAGGAGAAACCATTCTACTAGCTATATATATACAGGTATGTGCAAAAATATTTGAGACATACTGCTACATACTCCTTGACATGAACAAAGCGTACGATAGACTCTCAAATGATAACTTATTAGACAAATTATACGTCTCAGGAATTGGAGGAACTGCCCACAACTGGTTCAAAAATAACCTTGATAACTGTTTCCAGTATTTCAATATAGAAAATACTAATCCTGGGACCGAAAAGATAGATCTCATTAAATGCGATAAAGCTCACTTATCCGGATCGAATCCATAGGGCAATGCAAAAAATCATACAATGAACATAATAATCTacaatttaatgttatatacaCATTTTAACCAAACCAAAAAAtccattgaaaaatttaattaagtattacatAATTTCACAAACTGTTAACACAGATACACTTCTGGAAATTGAGACTCCCACATGACATGGAATCTGTACTTACAAAAGATACCgactaaaacaaattttaatagtttaaatttattttattattttctatataaagagtgttatttattaagtcaTGTGTCCAATTCACTTAAACTGAATAAATAGTCACTAAAATGAGAAATTTCAAATCATTTGGAgtttattatgtacctatatgtatgcagttattatttattagttatattCACACCCCAGATTCTAATATGAAATATTACCTAATATGCATACCACGATACAAAATATTGGAATCACGTATtcttaaaaaacattcggactaATTCTACTTTAAGTAAACTAAAGAAATACGAAGTTGTAGTCAGGTCAGGTCTATATAGATCATGCATTTACACTTGCCAACCAAACTCTATTTATTAATGTATGCTAAGTGGCGTTCGGGAAGCACCATAAAATATTCTCGTGCAGAATACTACAGTGTCTGAATATGAAGGCTTTTAACTAGAGTGTGTTACCAGTGATTACATACGgaacgtggtcgctaactgtgggccttatgaggaagctcattgtcgctcagagggcaatggagagggctatggtcggagttttcctgcgagagCGAATCAGAaacgaggagatccgtaggagaaccaaagtcaccgatatagcccacATAATTGCGGAattaaagtggcagtgggcagggttaTAGCtctacggacagatggccgctgGGGCAGTAAAggcctcgaatggcgaccacgtaccggaagacctAGTGTTGGTCATTTGGTGACATTAGGTAGAGATTCGAATTGTTGGTTCTGCCCGGCGTAAAACCTCGCAGTTTGCCGGGCACTTCTTAGTGCCACAAGCTAACGAGAATCAGATGCTTTTAGACTATTCTAGCTTATCAATCGCATTTGGTTTGCGCATCCCTagaatagttatttttatggaagaggagaaccAACGAGCATACGGATCAAGCACATAAGTTCTCCATATGTGCCTCAGCAGAAGGCAAAACTCTTGTTGCCGCAGTGCGAGCCGTCTCTCCCGCCATGCTATCTTGTACGATACTATCTTGAGCCGTTTGGTATGGTAACTGTTCAGTAATGGCGAAGACATCGAGAAATAGATGTGAAATTGCTACGATAACAATTTGCCAGTACACCTACAATTTAGCTGACCATTATAGTAATCGATTATCTTGAATGCTTttcatccctactaatattataaatgtgaatgtaagtttgttacaTTTTCACGCccaaaccactgaaccgattttgatgaaatttagtacagagataggcaagagcttgggaaaggacataggctaccttttattgcgaTTAAAAAGCTTGGCGGGAAAGTTTGTCATTATCGAATATAACAccattaaaatttgtatttacgaacttgataagaaataaataagtatttgttATCACCATATATACCATCAGGTATgtgtgctcgtttgtcctcctcttctttaaaaaaaaaacagcaccGGCTCCTTTACTCAAAAGGGTAGATCgaggtaatttaaaaattttcttcaCCAACCTCCGTTTTAATGGAAAACTGGGTAAAGTTATTTTTAGTGACCAAATTATAACCGTATGTCTTATCTTTTGAAAGGcggaaataaacattaaatagtttcttttgtACTGGGTCCAGTTTCAATGGTTATGTGATTTAATTGCATCCTACTAAGTATTCTAGACGAcaacctttatttatattttactaaacgcatatttatttcttagggCTCCTTTGTCACTCGATGCTGGCGTTATAGTAATTATACCAAGCTTTAGTTGATGTGTTGACCTGTTTTTTCATAAATTGAGTTCAAGTTTGCCTCTTGGATTGTTGTATACTTTAAAACACTCACGGATTTTTTCTTTATCACGAATTAATATATTAAGGATCAGTTGGTATCATTtgacattttgtgttttttctttattattatgtaaagttttgtatatttgttGCCAAACCTCCCATCGTTTGAGCCCTGCGCTAGAAGAGAAAAAAgcttttttaaatgttaagtaTAGTCCATATGTGAATGCTTATTGCTGCTTCTGTAGTTTGTTGTCTCTGATAGTTGTCTACGTCATGATCTCCtagatattatttcttttttattgtgTCCGCAACATCTAACTATATATACTTAAGCATAATCATCTTATTATCAGTCTAATATAATAGTGTTAATGGTattgttataaccaaaatatacaaatttaatttctttattaggTGGCGGAAAACTAGCTCAGCCAGCGACTCAATTAGAAGATAAGATGCAGCCGCAAGGTGGAACCACATCACTCGTGATGTCTGCAGCTTCTTTACCTACCACACAGTCAACTTTACCATTGCATTCATCAATGACAACGCTTCCGACTATCCCAGTTGCAACAATCCAACCCATGCAAAAAACATCTGAAGCATTAAAACCTCCTGAGGAGTCAATAACATTACCTTTATTACCTGAAAAACCGGAGACGGCAAAATTCATCCAACCAAAGCCTATTTCTACGAAAATTTCACCCTCTTCCATCCCAAACCCAAGTCCCAGTATAGCTACTACTAAACAAGGTCAAGTATCATATCCAAACTACAGTCGTTACATGCCATATTCAGCGCCAATATATTCAGCATTTCAACCAGTTTCTTATCCATCAATTGTTCAACCAACAACTACTGCAGTCCAACAACCTACACCAAGTCCAACGAACACATTTACAACGACACCAACAAGCGCTTTTACGTCGCCAAATGTATTTGTATCGGTTACAAATGAAGCATTAGAGgcaaaaaatagtgttttagCTATGGATCAAAATAAGAATCATGCTAATTCTGGGGCTTCATCTATTGGCGATATAAAAAttgcacaaaaaaatatagaaaaccTCTTCCCATCTAAAACAACAAGTCCCGTGCTAAAACAAGAAATGAAAAACTCAACAAAtgaacaacaaaaaaatataacgccAGCATCACATGAAACACATCAAACAACAGCACCATTAATAGATAACGAGACCAATAAGAAAATACCTGCGGAGAGATTTAGTTTGAAGACAAGTATACCTATATGTAAAATCGACTTTAAATGTGTGAATCCTTCAGATAACTTTTTATGTACTTCAAAACAAAAGACaatttttaatcctttattTAATACATCTAGCCACGATAACACAAATAACATTTCAATACAAGGTTCCTcagataaaaaagaaattgaGGATAAAATAGAcaataatgtaacaaacaacACAATTAGTACATTACTAACAGCTGCTGAAGTAATAAATCAATCTGAGACAAAGACTACAGACGTTGAAACCAAAGACAATGATGATAATTTTTTACAATGCAGTAAATCACAAGCAAAGCCTATATTTAATCCTTTGAATATTGAATCTTCAACTATTCATAAAATCCAGAACGATGTCTTGACCGAAAGAGATCAAACTGGTCAAATTCTACTTATTCAGAATAAAAAATCATGtaacaataaaatgttgttaacAATACAACAGCAACCTCCGCATCTAATGATTCAACGAACACCTGTTGAGCCAAAAAACATGCAGACTCCTTCACGACCATCatcaattcaaacaaaaaagtgtaaagaagaattAATAAACAGTAGTGGAACGTCATCAAAGGTAGTTTCACTAAAAAGAATGCACCAAGACAATTGTGATGAAAATGATTTCGAAAATCTTATAACAGAAAATCAAATATATGGCAATAAGATAGTCGTGAGGGAGAAATCACAAGGCATATTGCAAGAGAAAGATGTAAAACCTAAAAGTAATACAGAAATTTATATATCGACTGAGAACAAAAACGTTTTAGTACAGCCGAATTTCGTATATCTTAGTAAAGTACCAACAAATGtcatgatgattaaaaaaagcAATCAGACGAGCAGTGATAACAATAAGTTTAAAATGTCAGTACATGAAAAcaaagaaagttttgaaaatatacTCAATGAGGGTCAAATTAATACGTCTAAATCAGTCTCAAATGATGAggttaatatacaaaatacacaaaatttagaaaatgcTAATAAGGACGATACTGTTATTTTCCATACACCAACATCAAAAATTCTCATGAATccaaaaatagtttataaaatGCCCTTTATAATTGATGCTgatattaacaatataaaagACAGCTCTAATACTAAATGTACAAACatgaaagaagaaaaaaataatttatcaccTAAACAAGCTCACGATAAAGTATATTTCGCTTGTCAAATGGATTCCAAATCTCAACCAAAATTATTGATAACTAACATACGACCCAACATTTCCAAATGTGATGAAATGAGTACAATAGacagttatgaaaaaaagaaacGATTAAAGCGCTTAAAATATTTGACAAAACGAGAAACAAAAGATAGCATGGATAacaagaaacaaaaacaaaaagaacCCGAAGAAGATAACAGTGATCATATTTTAACACCTGAGAAAATGGTCATAGAAATGTATTACGAATTCATGACTAAAAACAGACAAGCCGTGGAATCTGAAAGCGAttatggtgatgatgatgatataactGAGTACAATAAGATCATAGACAATTTTGGATCGCATAAGGAAAACAGACATGGGAAAAAACAATTTCTATCTACCTTCAGGCTTGCCACTAGTGAGGAGTATCAAGGTATGTTAAACTCCTGAAAGTAATACTTATattctattgttaatattatttggtaCTATGTGTTTTATTAACTTGCATTTAAAATCTCCACGTGGTTATGTATTCGTTTTCTCCCGATTAT is part of the Leptidea sinapis chromosome 13, ilLepSina1.1, whole genome shotgun sequence genome and harbors:
- the LOC126967402 gene encoding uncharacterized protein LOC126967402, with amino-acid sequence MQPQGGTTSLVMSAASLPTTQSTLPLHSSMTTLPTIPVATIQPMQKTSEALKPPEESITLPLLPEKPETAKFIQPKPISTKISPSSIPNPSPSIATTKQGQVSYPNYSRYMPYSAPIYSAFQPVSYPSIVQPTTTAVQQPTPSPTNTFTTTPTSAFTSPNVFVSVTNEALEAKNSVLAMDQNKNHANSGASSIGDIKIAQKNIENLFPSKTTSPVLKQEMKNSTNEQQKNITPASHETHQTTAPLIDNETNKKIPAERFSLKTSIPICKIDFKCVNPSDNFLCTSKQKTIFNPLFNTSSHDNTNNISIQGSSDKKEIEDKIDNNVTNNTISTLLTAAEVINQSETKTTDVETKDNDDNFLQCSKSQAKPIFNPLNIESSTIHKIQNDVLTERDQTGQILLIQNKKSCNNKMLLTIQQQPPHLMIQRTPVEPKNMQTPSRPSSIQTKKCKEELINSSGTSSKVVSLKRMHQDNCDENDFENLITENQIYGNKIVVREKSQGILQEKDVKPKSNTEIYISTENKNVLVQPNFVYLSKVPTNVMMIKKSNQTSSDNNKFKMSVHENKESFENILNEGQINTSKSVSNDEVNIQNTQNLENANKDDTVIFHTPTSKILMNPKIVYKMPFIIDADINNIKDSSNTKCTNMKEEKNNLSPKQAHDKVYFACQMDSKSQPKLLITNIRPNISKCDEMSTIDSYEKKKRLKRLKYLTKRETKDSMDNKKQKQKEPEEDNSDHILTPEKMVIEMYYEFMTKNRQAVESESDYGDDDDITEYNKIIDNFGSHKENRHGKKQFLSTFRLATSEEYQEKIMAREERSIKSDAVASAYISVGRIDRLKNEITPVLSFMKPKNLSQNVVKFLEEKGIRQRSKQLFLAHLNLSQVSRQYRDAYEAAWHGVISERKRRATCWEKLRPKLPKQVPTSSELSDTTAQLKIMHEIKHHVNENNKLIIKRIDFCLEDGGSIKELAEQNFSELNKLSQMADTSVKHFSGHDVKKLDFNPGYDFEKIQTVGRPLQNFTEITVPNIYKIFSIKSVETAVTSKYTDDVGASTNEDKLLKDEERVRDFGSQVSLPTPWPGIEAFTQSYKEYEAARTRDMAELSRRNTCLRVESAHVTRNASRDSDRAKVLLTELNNLANEEASVRHSIHKLYAAIDIVNNYCE